A window of the Ostrea edulis chromosome 1, xbOstEdul1.1, whole genome shotgun sequence genome harbors these coding sequences:
- the LOC125683240 gene encoding neuroguidin-like, whose protein sequence is MSAEEMEEVIKLLGDMESQTEDVTKLIDHLLKKALNEEYSTSSGISFLEVKYQLLLTYLMNLTYITLQKSSGESIEGDPSIDRLVEIRTVLEKMRPIDKKLKYQVDKVVRTAATGGIDSSDPLRYRANPENLISKLDDESESESEGEEKKPKIYQPPKLTAMHYEGDESVQDKEQQVLERAKKRALSTSMLRDLREEYSEGPLEVRETTSTQRSKAEKKLRDRTEYEEEHFMRFSVSKKDKNEMKRVAGFSSLNNLTHFDDISALTEGRTSQSGSSKKRKAGGKGKKGKKGFKKRRKH, encoded by the exons ATGTCGGCAGAGGAAATGGAGGAAGTCATTAAACTCCTTGGAGACATGGAGTCACAAACAGAAGATGTCACCAAACTTATAGATCATCTTCTAAAGAAAGCGCTAAATGAAGAATACAGTACATCAAGC GGGATAAGTTTTCTGGAGGTGAAGTACCAGCTGCTGTTGACCTACTTGATGAATCTGACCTACATAACACTGCAGAAATCCAGTGGAGAAAGCATAGAGGGAGATCCATCTATCGATAGACTTGTTGAAATCAGAACA GTTCTTGAAAAAATGAGACCAATagacaaaaaattgaaatatcaagTTGACAAAGTGGTTAGAACAGCAGCCACAGGGGGTATAG ATTCCTCGGATCCTCTTAGATACAGAGCTAACCCCGAAAACTTGATAAGCAAG CTTGATGATGAGTCAGAATCAGAATCAGAGGGAGAAGAAAAGAAACCCAAGATTTACCAGCCTCCTAAACTCACAGCTATGCACTATG AGGGTGATGAGTCTGTACAAGATAAGGAACAGCAAGTCCTGGAGCGGGCTAAAAAGCGGGCACTCAGTACGAGCATGCTCCGAGATCTGAGGGAGGAGTACAGTGAAGGCCCCTTAGAAGTCAGG GAAACCACAAGCACACAGCGATCTAAGGCAGAGAAGAAACTAAGGGACAGAACTGA GTATGAAGAGGAACATTTCATGAGATTCTCGGTGTCTAAGAAGGATAAG AATGAGATGAAGAGAGTAGCTGGTTTTTCCTCACTGAATAACCTGACTCATTTTGATGACATCAGCGCTTTGACAGAAGGGCGAACTTCCCAG AGTGGATCTTCCAAGAAAAGGAAAGCTGGTGGAAAG GGCAAGAAAGGAAAGAAAG gaTTCAAAAAGAGAAGAAAACACTAA